The Henckelia pumila isolate YLH828 chromosome 2, ASM3356847v2, whole genome shotgun sequence genome includes a window with the following:
- the LOC140882881 gene encoding uncharacterized protein — protein MLSFNKHFTSFPLQISCPIQHRHIHSLSVGRPIRSTSDNDSNTTSSDDVNASPTLPPTITPPETVEIRFKRGSRKRRRQQEDGVINKMLSKKAAAPKDWESMNLTEKATELYIGEKGILFWLNKLAYASIFIVIGGWILFRFVGPALNLYQLDAPPLSPTSILKGS, from the coding sequence ATGCTATCTTtcaataaacatttcacttcaTTTCCCTTGCAAATTTCATGTCCAATTCAACATCGCCATATTCATTCTCTATCGGTAGGACGACCTATCAGAAGCACTAGTGACAATGACAGTAACACCACCAGCAGTGACGATGTAAATGCATCACCAACTCTCCCCCCAACTATAACACCACCAGAAACAGTAGAAATACGGTTCAAAAGAGGTTCGAGAAAAAGAAGAAGGCAACAAGAAGATGGAGTTATCAATAAAATGCTATCCAAGAAGGCTGCAGCTCCCAAGGACTGGGAATCCATGAATCTCACTGAGAAGGCAACCGAGCTGTATATAGGTGAGAAGGGTATATTATTCTGGCTTAACAAGCTCGCTTATGCTTCCATTTTTATAGTTATCGGAGGATGGATACTGTTCCGTTTTGTCGGTCCTGCACTCAACTTGTATCAGCTGGACGCTCCTCCCCTGTCTCCGACATCCATATTGAAGGGTTCATGA
- the LOC140885511 gene encoding sulfhydryl oxidase 2-like isoform X2: protein MSSVIGIIFLILSLSCADSISASASVGSRSILRSINDDKAEKPDLAVELNATNFDSLLKETPATFAVVEFFAHWCPACRNYKPQYEKVAKLFNGADAIHPGIILMTRVDCAFQVNTNLCNKFSVDRYPMLLWGPPSKFVSGSWGPKQDKSELLNIEDARTADRLLNWINKKLNSSYSLDDKKYENEHLQRNASDPGQIARAIYDIEEATSTALDIILKHKMIKSETQASLVKFFQLLVVHHPSRRCRKGTAQILVDFDEFSVKAKEAATGEEKGVLGNYEICGKDVPRGYWMFCRGSKNETRGFSCGLWVLLHSLSVRVDDGESHAAFAAICDFIHSFFLCQECRQHFNDMCSSVTNPFKKARDFALWLWDAHNEVNERLMKEEAKEDTGDPEFPKMIWPPPQLCPSCYHRKSTKDDDKDGVNWDRDELYRFLVDYYGKTLVSLYKDKELLSDNTNILPADDITASAHAVVVPVGAALAIAVASCAFGALACYWRQQQKSRKPKRSWK from the exons ATGTCTTCAGTGATTGGTATCATTTTCTTGATTCTTTCATTATCGTGTGCGGATTCGATTTCAGCTTCAGCTTCGGTTGGATCTCGTTCAATTTTGCGATCGATCAACGATGATAAAGCTGAAAAACCAGATCTTGCGGTTGAATTGAACGCCACGAATTTTGATTCCTTGCTTAAGGAGACCCCAGCAACTTTTGCGGTTGTTGAATTTTTTGCTCACTG GTGTCCTGCTTGCAGAAATTACAAG CCTCAATATGAGAAAGTTGCAAAACTATTTAATGGGGCGGACGCAATCCATCCAGGGATCATATTGATGACTAGAGTAGATTGTGCCTTCCAG GTAAATACTAACCTTTGTAATAAGTTCTCTGTTGATCGCTACCCTATGCTTCTATGGGGCCCACCTTCTAAGTTTGTTTCTGGGAGTTGGGGCCCAAAGCAAGATAAGAGCGAATTACTTAATATTGAAGATGCGCGAACAGCTGATCGCTTGCTAAATTGGATCAATAAGAAGTTGAATAG CTCATATAGCTTGGATGACAAGAAATATGAGAATGAGCATCTTCAGAGAAATGCATCAGATCCTGGACAG ATTGCACGTGCTATATATGATATTGAGGAAGCAACATCCACTGCTTTAGATATCATTTTGAAACACAAG ATGATCAAATCAGAGACTCAAGCATCACTTGTAAAATTCTTTCAACTTTTGGTGGTCCATCACCCATCAAGAAG GTGCCGGAAGGGAACTGCACAAATACTAGTTGATTTTGACGAATTTTCAGTTAAAGCAAAGGAAGCTGCAACTGGTGAAGAGAAAGGTGTCCTTGGGAATTATGAGATTTGTGGAAAAGATGTTCCCCGTGGTTATTGG ATGTTTTGTCGTGGAAGCAAGAATGAAACTAGAGGTTTTAG TTGTGGATTATGGGTTTTATTGCACTCCCTTTCTGTACGGGTTGATGATGGAGAAAGTCATGCTGCATTTGCCGCTATTTGTGATTTTATTCATAGTTTCTTTCTGTGTCAAGAATGCCGGCAACATTTTAATGACATGTGTTCAAG TGTTACTAACCCTTTCAAGAAAGCTCGTGATTTTGCCCTTTGGTTGTGGGATGCACACAACGAAGTTAATGAGAGACTTATGAAGGAAGAAGCAAAAGAAGATACTGGCGACCCTGAATTCCCAAAAATGATATGGCCTCCGCCACAACTTTGTCCTTCCTGCTATCATAGGAAGAGTACAAAGGATGATGATAAAGATGGGGTCAATTGGGATCGTGATGAGCTTTATAGGTTTTTGGTCGACTATTACGGGAAGACACTTGTATCCTTGTACAAGGATAAGGAACTTCTCTCAGACAACACTAATATATTACCAGCTGATGATATAACAGCCTCAGCACACGCGGTTGTGGTTCCTGTTGGAGCTGCATTGGCCATTGCTGTTGCGAGCTGCGCGTTTGGAGCCCTCGCCTGCTACTGGCGCCAACAACAGAAGAGTCGGAA GCCAAAGAGAAGCTGGAAGTGA
- the LOC140885511 gene encoding sulfhydryl oxidase 2-like isoform X1, producing the protein MSSVIGIIFLILSLSCADSISASASVGSRSILRSINDDKAEKPDLAVELNATNFDSLLKETPATFAVVEFFAHWCPACRNYKPQYEKVAKLFNGADAIHPGIILMTRVDCAFQVNTNLCNKFSVDRYPMLLWGPPSKFVSGSWGPKQDKSELLNIEDARTADRLLNWINKKLNSSYSLDDKKYENEHLQRNASDPGQIARAIYDIEEATSTALDIILKHKMIKSETQASLVKFFQLLVVHHPSRRCRKGTAQILVDFDEFSVKAKEAATGEEKGVLGNYEICGKDVPRGYWMFCRGSKNETRGFSCGLWVLLHSLSVRVDDGESHAAFAAICDFIHSFFLCQECRQHFNDMCSSVTNPFKKARDFALWLWDAHNEVNERLMKEEAKEDTGDPEFPKMIWPPPQLCPSCYHRKSTKDDDKDGVNWDRDELYRFLVDYYGKTLVSLYKDKELLSDNTNILPADDITASAHAVVVPVGAALAIAVASCAFGALACYWRQQQKSRKYKHYLHSLKSI; encoded by the exons ATGTCTTCAGTGATTGGTATCATTTTCTTGATTCTTTCATTATCGTGTGCGGATTCGATTTCAGCTTCAGCTTCGGTTGGATCTCGTTCAATTTTGCGATCGATCAACGATGATAAAGCTGAAAAACCAGATCTTGCGGTTGAATTGAACGCCACGAATTTTGATTCCTTGCTTAAGGAGACCCCAGCAACTTTTGCGGTTGTTGAATTTTTTGCTCACTG GTGTCCTGCTTGCAGAAATTACAAG CCTCAATATGAGAAAGTTGCAAAACTATTTAATGGGGCGGACGCAATCCATCCAGGGATCATATTGATGACTAGAGTAGATTGTGCCTTCCAG GTAAATACTAACCTTTGTAATAAGTTCTCTGTTGATCGCTACCCTATGCTTCTATGGGGCCCACCTTCTAAGTTTGTTTCTGGGAGTTGGGGCCCAAAGCAAGATAAGAGCGAATTACTTAATATTGAAGATGCGCGAACAGCTGATCGCTTGCTAAATTGGATCAATAAGAAGTTGAATAG CTCATATAGCTTGGATGACAAGAAATATGAGAATGAGCATCTTCAGAGAAATGCATCAGATCCTGGACAG ATTGCACGTGCTATATATGATATTGAGGAAGCAACATCCACTGCTTTAGATATCATTTTGAAACACAAG ATGATCAAATCAGAGACTCAAGCATCACTTGTAAAATTCTTTCAACTTTTGGTGGTCCATCACCCATCAAGAAG GTGCCGGAAGGGAACTGCACAAATACTAGTTGATTTTGACGAATTTTCAGTTAAAGCAAAGGAAGCTGCAACTGGTGAAGAGAAAGGTGTCCTTGGGAATTATGAGATTTGTGGAAAAGATGTTCCCCGTGGTTATTGG ATGTTTTGTCGTGGAAGCAAGAATGAAACTAGAGGTTTTAG TTGTGGATTATGGGTTTTATTGCACTCCCTTTCTGTACGGGTTGATGATGGAGAAAGTCATGCTGCATTTGCCGCTATTTGTGATTTTATTCATAGTTTCTTTCTGTGTCAAGAATGCCGGCAACATTTTAATGACATGTGTTCAAG TGTTACTAACCCTTTCAAGAAAGCTCGTGATTTTGCCCTTTGGTTGTGGGATGCACACAACGAAGTTAATGAGAGACTTATGAAGGAAGAAGCAAAAGAAGATACTGGCGACCCTGAATTCCCAAAAATGATATGGCCTCCGCCACAACTTTGTCCTTCCTGCTATCATAGGAAGAGTACAAAGGATGATGATAAAGATGGGGTCAATTGGGATCGTGATGAGCTTTATAGGTTTTTGGTCGACTATTACGGGAAGACACTTGTATCCTTGTACAAGGATAAGGAACTTCTCTCAGACAACACTAATATATTACCAGCTGATGATATAACAGCCTCAGCACACGCGGTTGTGGTTCCTGTTGGAGCTGCATTGGCCATTGCTGTTGCGAGCTGCGCGTTTGGAGCCCTCGCCTGCTACTGGCGCCAACAACAGAAGAGTCGGAAGTATAAACATTATCTTCATTCTTTAAAAAGTATTTGA
- the LOC140885511 gene encoding sulfhydryl oxidase 2-like isoform X3, with protein MTRVDCAFQVNTNLCNKFSVDRYPMLLWGPPSKFVSGSWGPKQDKSELLNIEDARTADRLLNWINKKLNSSYSLDDKKYENEHLQRNASDPGQIARAIYDIEEATSTALDIILKHKMIKSETQASLVKFFQLLVVHHPSRRCRKGTAQILVDFDEFSVKAKEAATGEEKGVLGNYEICGKDVPRGYWMFCRGSKNETRGFSCGLWVLLHSLSVRVDDGESHAAFAAICDFIHSFFLCQECRQHFNDMCSSVTNPFKKARDFALWLWDAHNEVNERLMKEEAKEDTGDPEFPKMIWPPPQLCPSCYHRKSTKDDDKDGVNWDRDELYRFLVDYYGKTLVSLYKDKELLSDNTNILPADDITASAHAVVVPVGAALAIAVASCAFGALACYWRQQQKSRKYKHYLHSLKSI; from the exons ATGACTAGAGTAGATTGTGCCTTCCAG GTAAATACTAACCTTTGTAATAAGTTCTCTGTTGATCGCTACCCTATGCTTCTATGGGGCCCACCTTCTAAGTTTGTTTCTGGGAGTTGGGGCCCAAAGCAAGATAAGAGCGAATTACTTAATATTGAAGATGCGCGAACAGCTGATCGCTTGCTAAATTGGATCAATAAGAAGTTGAATAG CTCATATAGCTTGGATGACAAGAAATATGAGAATGAGCATCTTCAGAGAAATGCATCAGATCCTGGACAG ATTGCACGTGCTATATATGATATTGAGGAAGCAACATCCACTGCTTTAGATATCATTTTGAAACACAAG ATGATCAAATCAGAGACTCAAGCATCACTTGTAAAATTCTTTCAACTTTTGGTGGTCCATCACCCATCAAGAAG GTGCCGGAAGGGAACTGCACAAATACTAGTTGATTTTGACGAATTTTCAGTTAAAGCAAAGGAAGCTGCAACTGGTGAAGAGAAAGGTGTCCTTGGGAATTATGAGATTTGTGGAAAAGATGTTCCCCGTGGTTATTGG ATGTTTTGTCGTGGAAGCAAGAATGAAACTAGAGGTTTTAG TTGTGGATTATGGGTTTTATTGCACTCCCTTTCTGTACGGGTTGATGATGGAGAAAGTCATGCTGCATTTGCCGCTATTTGTGATTTTATTCATAGTTTCTTTCTGTGTCAAGAATGCCGGCAACATTTTAATGACATGTGTTCAAG TGTTACTAACCCTTTCAAGAAAGCTCGTGATTTTGCCCTTTGGTTGTGGGATGCACACAACGAAGTTAATGAGAGACTTATGAAGGAAGAAGCAAAAGAAGATACTGGCGACCCTGAATTCCCAAAAATGATATGGCCTCCGCCACAACTTTGTCCTTCCTGCTATCATAGGAAGAGTACAAAGGATGATGATAAAGATGGGGTCAATTGGGATCGTGATGAGCTTTATAGGTTTTTGGTCGACTATTACGGGAAGACACTTGTATCCTTGTACAAGGATAAGGAACTTCTCTCAGACAACACTAATATATTACCAGCTGATGATATAACAGCCTCAGCACACGCGGTTGTGGTTCCTGTTGGAGCTGCATTGGCCATTGCTGTTGCGAGCTGCGCGTTTGGAGCCCTCGCCTGCTACTGGCGCCAACAACAGAAGAGTCGGAAGTATAAACATTATCTTCATTCTTTAAAAAGTATTTGA